The proteins below come from a single Candidatus Chlamydia sanziniae genomic window:
- the ispD gene encoding 2-C-methyl-D-erythritol 4-phosphate cytidylyltransferase yields the protein MFGVPMSDKHSLILLSGGQGRRFGSSTPKQYLPFYNKPLILHSLATFSTLSEIAEIIVVCAPMYREIFGNYTVTFAEPGERRQDSVFSGLHQVSHPWVLVHDGVRPFVYPDEITELILAAKHSGAATLASPLPYTIKQRSPVRTLDRDALAIIHTPQCIKTEILSEGLLLAMKKNLTLPDDTGAAELLGYTPQLVFNKHPQLKISYPEDLTIAHALL from the coding sequence ATGTTCGGTGTTCCCATGAGTGATAAACATTCCCTTATCCTCTTAAGCGGAGGGCAGGGACGTCGCTTCGGTTCTAGCACTCCTAAACAATACCTCCCATTTTATAACAAACCCTTAATTCTTCATTCCTTAGCCACATTTTCCACCCTATCTGAGATCGCTGAAATTATCGTTGTTTGTGCTCCTATGTACCGGGAGATTTTTGGAAACTATACCGTAACCTTTGCTGAACCTGGGGAGCGTCGTCAAGATTCTGTATTTTCTGGCCTTCACCAAGTCTCTCATCCTTGGGTACTTGTCCATGACGGCGTTCGTCCTTTTGTCTACCCTGATGAAATTACCGAGCTTATTCTTGCCGCAAAGCACAGTGGAGCGGCGACCTTAGCTTCCCCTCTACCCTATACAATTAAACAACGCTCTCCTGTACGGACTTTAGACCGGGATGCTCTAGCAATCATTCATACTCCTCAATGCATAAAAACAGAGATTCTCAGCGAAGGACTTTTATTAGCAATGAAGAAAAATCTCACCCTTCCAGATGATACTGGAGCAGCGGAGCTCCTTGGCTATACACCCCAACTTGTTTTTAATAAGCATCCTCAATTGAAAATCTCCTATCCCGAGGACTTAACCATAGCTCACGCCCTCTTATGA